The following are from one region of the Pseudohongiella spirulinae genome:
- the serB gene encoding phosphoserine phosphatase SerB translates to MKEIILINITGPDCPGLTAAITGILARSDVNILDIGQAVIHDTLSFGILVELGDASGKADVLKDLLFKASEMDQQLKFTPVSADEYTQWVNGQGKARHIVTLLARRITAEHIARVSTITARHGLNIDHIDRLSGRIPEGLPDNQSKACIEFSVRGEPTDAEALRAEFLTIAQELNVDIAFQQDSVFRRTRRLVVFDMDSTLIDAEVIDELAKAAGVGDQVADITERAMRGELDFKASFRERVALLKGLPESTLEQIAARLQLNEGAETLISQLRRHGYKTAIVSGGFNYFAEKLQQRLGIDYVFANALPINDGIITGEVQEPIVDGQRKADLLRELAQREGISLEQTIAVGDGANDLPMLSIAGLGVAFRAKPLVKQSAKQSISNLGLDGILYLLGFRDRDGL, encoded by the coding sequence TTGAAGGAAATCATTCTGATCAACATTACCGGACCTGACTGTCCGGGTCTGACGGCCGCCATCACCGGAATACTGGCTCGCTCTGATGTCAATATCCTGGACATCGGGCAAGCTGTAATACACGACACTCTCTCCTTTGGCATTCTGGTCGAGTTGGGAGATGCATCGGGCAAGGCGGATGTACTGAAGGATCTGCTGTTTAAAGCCTCTGAAATGGATCAGCAGCTTAAATTCACACCAGTCAGCGCGGACGAATATACCCAGTGGGTTAACGGACAGGGCAAGGCCCGTCATATTGTGACTCTGTTGGCGCGCCGCATTACCGCTGAACACATCGCCCGAGTCAGCACAATCACTGCCCGCCATGGCCTGAACATTGATCATATAGACAGGCTCTCGGGACGCATTCCGGAAGGCCTGCCGGATAACCAGAGCAAGGCCTGCATCGAGTTTTCTGTGCGTGGTGAGCCGACCGATGCCGAGGCGCTGCGCGCCGAATTCCTGACCATTGCCCAGGAGTTGAACGTTGATATAGCATTCCAGCAGGACAGTGTCTTTCGCCGCACCAGGCGACTGGTTGTCTTCGACATGGATTCCACACTGATCGACGCCGAAGTGATTGATGAGCTGGCCAAAGCGGCCGGCGTAGGTGATCAGGTGGCCGATATCACAGAGCGCGCCATGCGTGGCGAACTTGATTTCAAGGCCAGTTTCCGCGAGCGAGTTGCCTTGCTGAAAGGGCTACCGGAATCAACTCTCGAGCAAATAGCTGCCAGGCTGCAACTTAACGAAGGGGCCGAAACCCTGATCAGCCAACTGAGGCGGCATGGTTACAAAACCGCCATCGTATCCGGCGGATTCAACTATTTCGCCGAGAAACTTCAGCAGCGGCTGGGAATCGACTACGTGTTTGCCAATGCCCTGCCAATTAACGACGGGATTATCACCGGCGAGGTTCAGGAACCCATTGTCGACGGGCAGCGCAAAGCGGATCTCCTGCGCGAACTGGCGCAGCGCGAAGGCATCAGCCTGGAACAGACTATCGCTGTCGGTGACGGCGCCAATGACCTGCCCATGCTCTCTATTGCCGGTCTTGGTGTGGCATTCAGGGCCAAGCCATTGGTGAAACAATCAGCCAAGCAATCAATCTCAAATCTCGGATTGGACGGCATTCTCTATCTGCTGGGATTTCGCGATCGAGACGGCCTGTGA
- a CDS encoding amidohydrolase, whose translation MKHLTLLLSLGMLASACSDQPQSSPTSASQSPAEAACLEADLVIHNTTVYTADDNQWQAEAVAIKDGLISYVGDNDGIEPYLCGAAQVLDMSGNAVYAGFTDSHQHLEGVGRRTKTLSLFGIPTLQETVARIEQWAADIPEGDWVLGRGWIEREWTDQQRFLNKGDVDRFTANKPLYMPRADGVSALANSRALELAGITRETPDPEGGRIERDIDGNPTGYLLANAMNLVRDFLPPETDDYLKDNLLRGMQANAALGWTQTQDMGMSYRLVDLMKELHSEGQMLQRVYAGIPIAEADEMIRRGTESTADGMFEVQGIKVYIDGTLGSRGAALIENYSDADHNGFMNRTSKEVLMPVMHESLRRGFQIFTHVIGDRAVRTLLDWYQEAWDAVPQREWATTDLRWRMEHAQIIPPSDQQRFVAMNVLPSMQPSHGIGDLNFAPDRLGADRLGYAYPWQQLVDRGLMILGGSDAPVEAGDPRIEFYAAITRKRLDGTDDAGWHPELAVSRETALKMFTIWPAWGAFQENERGSVEVGKRADFSIFDTDFMTADPADILTANNMMTIVGGRITYER comes from the coding sequence ATGAAACACCTCACACTTCTGCTGAGTCTTGGTATGCTGGCCAGCGCCTGTTCGGATCAGCCGCAATCCTCGCCAACGTCGGCCAGCCAATCCCCGGCAGAAGCTGCCTGTCTGGAAGCGGATCTGGTGATTCACAATACGACTGTCTATACCGCCGACGATAATCAGTGGCAGGCTGAGGCGGTCGCCATAAAGGATGGTTTGATCAGTTACGTCGGAGACAATGACGGTATCGAGCCCTATCTGTGTGGTGCCGCTCAGGTGCTGGATATGAGCGGAAACGCTGTTTACGCCGGGTTCACTGACAGTCATCAGCACCTTGAAGGCGTGGGGCGACGCACAAAAACGCTGAGCCTTTTTGGCATTCCCACGCTGCAGGAGACTGTTGCGCGAATTGAACAATGGGCTGCTGATATTCCGGAAGGCGACTGGGTGCTGGGTCGAGGCTGGATTGAGCGCGAATGGACCGATCAGCAACGTTTTCTGAACAAGGGCGACGTCGATCGTTTTACCGCCAACAAACCCTTGTATATGCCCAGAGCCGACGGGGTGTCGGCACTGGCCAATTCGCGCGCGCTGGAGCTGGCCGGTATTACCCGGGAAACGCCGGATCCGGAAGGCGGGCGCATTGAGAGGGATATCGACGGTAACCCGACGGGTTATCTGCTGGCGAATGCCATGAACCTGGTGCGTGACTTCTTACCGCCGGAAACGGATGATTATCTGAAAGACAATCTGCTGCGGGGCATGCAGGCTAATGCGGCTCTAGGCTGGACGCAGACTCAGGACATGGGCATGTCCTATCGCCTGGTTGACCTGATGAAGGAGCTGCACAGCGAAGGACAGATGCTGCAGCGGGTTTATGCCGGTATTCCGATTGCTGAAGCCGATGAGATGATCAGGCGCGGCACGGAGTCGACCGCAGACGGCATGTTCGAAGTGCAGGGTATCAAAGTGTATATCGACGGTACGCTGGGTTCGCGCGGTGCTGCCTTGATCGAAAATTATTCTGATGCCGATCATAATGGTTTTATGAATCGCACCAGCAAAGAAGTGCTGATGCCAGTGATGCATGAATCACTGCGACGTGGTTTCCAGATTTTTACGCATGTCATTGGCGATCGGGCTGTCAGGACCCTGCTGGACTGGTACCAGGAAGCCTGGGATGCCGTGCCGCAAAGAGAATGGGCGACGACGGATCTGCGCTGGCGCATGGAGCACGCACAGATTATTCCGCCGAGTGACCAGCAACGGTTTGTGGCCATGAACGTGCTGCCGTCCATGCAGCCCAGCCATGGTATCGGAGATCTGAATTTTGCGCCGGATCGTTTGGGTGCAGACCGGCTCGGGTATGCTTATCCCTGGCAGCAACTGGTTGATCGCGGCCTGATGATCCTGGGTGGCTCGGATGCGCCGGTTGAGGCGGGGGACCCGCGTATTGAGTTCTACGCTGCAATCACGCGTAAACGTCTGGACGGTACAGACGACGCCGGATGGCACCCGGAACTGGCCGTGTCTCGCGAAACGGCACTGAAAATGTTTACCATCTGGCCGGCCTGGGGCGCATTTCAGGAGAATGAGCGTGGTTCTGTTGAAGTGGGCAAGCGCGCTGATTTCAGTATTTTTGATACTGACTTCATGACAGCTGATCCGGCGGATATTCTGACTGCCAATAATATGATGACCATCGTGGGTGGGCGGATTACCTACGAGCGTTGA
- a CDS encoding TonB-dependent hemoglobin/transferrin/lactoferrin family receptor, producing MNRIHPAVTMLSAVTAFLGQAAIANEISGAPAMSEVIVTATYQDRRADEIAGTVSVISAEQLTRTLSDDLGDAIRYQPGIVMDTANRGGNEGMRIRGIGGNRVLTVIDGIRSADMYAAGPSSYGKDSYEVDDLKAVEIIRGPASVLYGADALGGVVALRTKDASDYLAGSDTFYSALRTSGSSINNQLKAGFTLANQTGNFGNVLQLTRRDFEETDINGPGQRNPQKGDNQNLFAKSRWDINDRHALTLSAENFDENINTVLEDELSSSVTLSMGRDMTERQRISLRHDWQLNHWLADSLNTHLNWQRSDADQQTTQLRTSFSFVDPRSPASFRGTQAERYTSLEFNQTTRSAMVLARRQNLIYGASLEQTDTERPRDRFDTRTDTGAISQQIASYPMAAPEVFPNKTFPDTRTRRQGVFAQYEITLLDDRLMIMPGLRYDHYRMDPDADSTFSNSGNISDWGGFSVQRFSEDNISANLGVLYDINSSLSLFAQYAEGFRPPNFDEANQAFVNLGHGYATIPNPDVRAETSQAYEAGLRVSLNNGSLSVAAFDNHYKDFIESSLLRVQNGIMLFQDSNIGKARIYGLEASSEWQLSDQLSWQSALSWSRGRNQVSSKELNSVDPFTVVTGLRYRMNDRLSVEGIATLVAAKTRVESDDQVRGKAYQVLDLVGSYQLLSSASLRFGIFNLLDEQYAPWNRIAGLTQSDTQLLANNQAAGINARLALDFTF from the coding sequence ATGAACAGAATACATCCAGCTGTAACCATGCTTTCTGCTGTGACAGCTTTTCTCGGCCAGGCTGCCATAGCCAATGAGATCTCAGGCGCACCTGCGATGAGTGAAGTAATCGTCACTGCAACCTATCAGGACCGGCGCGCCGACGAGATTGCCGGCACCGTTTCTGTCATATCGGCCGAACAATTAACCCGCACACTGTCCGATGACCTGGGCGACGCGATTCGCTATCAGCCTGGCATCGTGATGGATACAGCCAATCGCGGCGGTAATGAAGGCATGCGCATCCGCGGTATAGGTGGTAACCGTGTGCTGACCGTGATCGATGGCATACGCAGCGCCGATATGTACGCGGCGGGGCCATCTTCATACGGTAAAGACAGCTACGAAGTGGATGATCTTAAAGCTGTCGAAATCATTCGCGGGCCGGCCTCGGTTCTTTATGGTGCAGATGCTCTGGGGGGCGTTGTCGCGCTGCGCACCAAAGATGCCAGCGATTATCTTGCCGGTTCCGACACGTTTTACAGCGCACTGCGAACATCCGGCAGCAGTATCAACAATCAGCTCAAGGCCGGTTTTACGCTTGCCAATCAAACAGGCAATTTTGGCAATGTATTACAACTGACTCGTCGTGATTTTGAAGAAACTGACATTAACGGCCCGGGACAACGAAACCCGCAGAAGGGTGATAATCAGAACCTGTTCGCAAAAAGCCGCTGGGACATTAATGACAGACACGCATTGACCTTGTCGGCAGAAAATTTCGACGAAAACATCAACACGGTTCTTGAAGACGAGCTGAGCAGCTCGGTCACTCTGTCAATGGGTCGCGATATGACTGAGCGGCAACGCATCAGTCTGCGACATGACTGGCAGTTGAATCACTGGCTGGCGGACTCGTTAAATACACATTTAAACTGGCAACGCAGCGATGCCGATCAGCAAACCACGCAGTTACGCACCAGTTTCTCGTTTGTGGACCCGCGCAGCCCGGCCAGCTTCCGCGGCACACAGGCCGAACGCTACACAAGTCTGGAATTTAACCAGACCACCCGCAGCGCCATGGTACTGGCACGTCGGCAGAATCTGATTTATGGAGCCAGCCTGGAGCAGACGGATACCGAACGACCACGCGACCGTTTCGATACCCGCACCGATACCGGCGCCATCAGCCAACAAATTGCCAGCTATCCGATGGCCGCCCCGGAAGTGTTTCCGAACAAAACTTTCCCCGATACGCGAACAAGGCGCCAGGGCGTGTTTGCGCAATATGAGATAACGTTACTGGACGATCGGCTGATGATTATGCCGGGACTGCGTTATGACCACTATCGTATGGATCCTGATGCCGACAGCACTTTTAGCAACAGTGGCAATATCAGCGACTGGGGCGGCTTCAGCGTTCAGCGTTTCTCAGAAGATAATATCTCTGCCAACCTTGGCGTGCTCTATGACATCAATTCGTCACTGTCATTGTTCGCACAATATGCCGAAGGCTTTCGTCCACCAAACTTCGATGAAGCCAATCAGGCCTTTGTAAACCTGGGTCACGGCTACGCGACCATCCCCAACCCCGACGTCCGTGCCGAGACCAGCCAGGCTTACGAAGCTGGCCTGCGTGTGAGTCTGAATAACGGCAGTCTGAGTGTTGCCGCTTTTGACAATCACTACAAAGACTTCATTGAAAGCAGTCTGCTGAGAGTCCAGAACGGCATTATGCTGTTCCAGGACAGCAATATCGGCAAGGCACGCATTTATGGTCTGGAAGCCAGCAGCGAATGGCAACTGTCCGATCAGCTGTCATGGCAAAGCGCCCTGTCATGGAGCCGTGGCCGCAACCAGGTTTCTAGTAAGGAGCTGAATTCCGTGGATCCGTTTACTGTCGTCACCGGCTTGCGCTACAGGATGAACGACCGCCTTTCCGTGGAGGGCATTGCCACCCTGGTCGCGGCCAAAACCCGCGTCGAATCAGATGATCAGGTACGCGGCAAAGCCTACCAGGTACTGGACCTGGTAGGCAGCTACCAACTGCTGTCATCCGCCAGTCTGCGATTCGGCATCTTCAACCTGCTGGACGAACAATACGCCCCCTGGAACCGCATCGCAGGGCTGACTCAGAGTGACACACAACTGTTGGCCAACAACCAGGCCGCCGGCATCAATGCCCGCCTGGCGCTGGACTTTACCTTCTGA
- the hemP gene encoding hemin uptake protein HemP — MAGDSSRPIANKQLAADQPLISEHLFKGRKTICIDHNGERYTLRITSQGKLILTK, encoded by the coding sequence ATGGCAGGAGACAGCTCCCGGCCGATTGCCAATAAACAGCTCGCCGCGGATCAGCCGCTGATCTCGGAACACCTGTTTAAGGGTCGGAAAACCATCTGCATTGATCATAATGGGGAGCGATACACGCTGCGAATAACATCGCAGGGCAAATTGATACTGACCAAATAG
- a CDS encoding TetR/AcrR family transcriptional regulator: MSTNLAFSQKLSSRIQDDDNARMANRIVEAFARKARVLGIRSISMSDLARSLRMSTKTLYKYFDTKEALVHELIVRWEARVHKPITAYGTNDLMEILRYRIGVWVENDAQYSTAFWLDLKTGYPELYKVYIDSLYESMRAMREHLSPYLRDDVNVEFAWSCYFTLMTDAARRKTFENVGMTREQSVFAAFDFWVKAAIDPDKLASAEWQS; encoded by the coding sequence ATGTCGACCAACCTCGCGTTCTCACAAAAGCTCAGCAGCCGCATCCAGGATGACGACAATGCCCGTATGGCCAATCGCATTGTGGAAGCCTTTGCGCGCAAGGCCCGTGTTCTGGGTATACGCTCCATATCAATGAGCGACCTGGCTCGCAGCCTGCGCATGAGCACTAAAACCCTGTACAAATATTTTGATACCAAAGAAGCCCTGGTCCACGAGTTGATCGTGCGTTGGGAGGCCCGGGTACATAAACCGATCACGGCGTATGGCACCAACGACCTGATGGAGATTCTGCGCTACCGCATCGGGGTCTGGGTTGAAAACGATGCACAATACTCCACCGCTTTCTGGCTGGATCTGAAAACCGGTTATCCCGAGCTGTACAAGGTTTACATCGATTCACTCTACGAGAGTATGCGCGCCATGCGCGAACATCTGTCACCCTATCTGCGCGACGACGTGAATGTGGAGTTTGCCTGGTCGTGTTATTTCACACTGATGACGGATGCAGCACGCCGCAAAACTTTCGAAAACGTGGGCATGACCCGCGAACAATCAGTCTTTGCCGCCTTTGATTTCTGGGTGAAGGCGGCTATTGATCCGGACAAGCTGGCAAGCGCCGAATGGCAGTCATGA
- a CDS encoding DUF1552 domain-containing protein has product MKQKIDRRSVLKGMLGGATVGVGLPMLNLFLNENGNAYADGSTIPTRFGTYFWGLGLTDTPTGGTRWVPETVGLDYEITPELQAIAAFKHKVSVFSGFRAIPDTSPNLVHWSGHASILSGVAPAASGSFDAPTLDTRIADTIGGATRFKVLDIDASISRRPISYSTRTGTTFASPDQSPLALYQRLFGEGFQDPNSEHWAPDPSIMLRQSVLSAVTEQRQALMRSVGHEDQIKLEQYFTSLREMENQLAVQLQRPEPREACMIPDMPPELARAGSVDVVNNNTRVMARLLAMGLACDQSRVFNFVHTGGTSETYVPGQSKIYHQITHDEPTDAQLGYQPETSKLAGLVMEGFGAFLEELDAIQEGNGTLLDNCLVFALSDTGYAKIHSLENIPMMLAGGAGGRHKAGHHVHAPGESVTRVSLTAMQLAGAPVGEFGSGSMRTARPLTDVMAS; this is encoded by the coding sequence ATGAAACAGAAAATTGATCGTCGCTCGGTTCTGAAAGGCATGCTGGGTGGTGCAACAGTTGGCGTCGGGCTGCCAATGTTGAACTTGTTTTTGAACGAGAATGGCAACGCCTACGCCGATGGCAGCACTATTCCCACCCGTTTTGGCACCTATTTCTGGGGTTTGGGGCTGACCGATACGCCCACCGGCGGCACGCGCTGGGTACCGGAAACTGTCGGGCTCGATTATGAGATCACACCCGAACTACAGGCCATCGCCGCGTTCAAGCACAAGGTGTCGGTGTTCTCCGGTTTCCGCGCGATCCCTGACACCAGCCCGAACCTGGTGCACTGGAGCGGTCATGCCTCTATTCTGTCTGGCGTTGCCCCGGCCGCCAGCGGCAGCTTCGACGCCCCGACGCTGGACACGCGCATTGCCGACACCATCGGTGGCGCCACACGTTTCAAAGTGCTGGACATTGATGCCTCCATCTCAAGACGCCCTATCAGCTACTCCACACGGACTGGCACCACGTTTGCGTCGCCGGACCAGTCGCCGCTGGCACTCTACCAGCGTCTTTTTGGTGAAGGCTTTCAGGACCCCAATAGTGAACATTGGGCACCCGACCCGTCTATCATGCTGAGACAAAGCGTGTTGTCGGCTGTCACTGAACAGCGTCAGGCGCTGATGCGCAGCGTTGGTCACGAGGATCAGATCAAGCTGGAACAGTATTTCACCTCGTTGCGGGAAATGGAAAATCAACTGGCCGTGCAACTGCAGCGTCCCGAACCTCGCGAAGCCTGTATGATCCCGGATATGCCGCCGGAGCTGGCACGTGCCGGTTCGGTCGATGTCGTTAACAACAACACGCGTGTTATGGCGAGACTACTGGCCATGGGTCTGGCCTGTGATCAATCCCGTGTCTTCAACTTTGTGCACACTGGCGGCACGTCAGAGACCTACGTGCCGGGACAGAGCAAAATCTACCATCAGATTACGCACGACGAACCCACTGATGCTCAATTGGGTTATCAGCCAGAGACCAGCAAACTGGCAGGACTGGTAATGGAAGGTTTTGGTGCCTTTCTGGAAGAGCTGGACGCCATTCAGGAAGGTAACGGCACTCTGCTCGATAACTGTCTGGTGTTTGCGCTCAGTGATACCGGGTACGCCAAAATTCACTCACTCGAGAATATCCCCATGATGCTGGCCGGGGGTGCTGGTGGCCGACACAAGGCAGGCCACCATGTGCATGCGCCCGGCGAGTCAGTAACGCGGGTTTCTTTGACGGCCATGCAACTGGCCGGCGCACCGGTTGGTGAGTTTGGCAGTGGATCAATGCGCACAGCCCGCCCTCTCACCGATGTGATGGCATCCTGA
- a CDS encoding DUF1592 domain-containing protein, producing MKTSILSWLARPLTFSLLASTALTAPSLAADTEANTATQPTDNTLVVATRRLSEAQYRQSIADIFGDDIVINARFEPERREQGLLALGSATLSMTAAGFEQFFSLSQDIAAQALTEARRDELMPCTPAANTDFDEACAATFINQYGELLFRRPVTPAELDARLTTAATGTRQTGDFHTGLQLALASLLTAPEFLFRMERAEPDPQQAGQWRLDAYTRAARLSFLFWNSTPDAALLAAARSGELFTEQGLQAQVERLSSSPRVEDGITAFLVDMMQIDGFDSMVKDASIYPKFNQLVADSAREQMVKTLVELLVTRERDYREIFTSNDTFLNRPLAAVYQVPFTSSEEWAPYTFPDSAERSGIFSQVGFLSQYAHPGSSSPTLRGIKLHEIFLCEHTPEPPADVDFSAVVDSDAATSRERLLDHMSNPGCIVCHQRSDPPGLALEHFDGLGQIRKYENGQLIDVSADLFGNKFVGAQGLGEFLYNDPRASSCLVRNVYAYGTARMPGGSQRAYINDQVAQFAENGHKVPALFKQIASTPAFFAVTLPEGLPSQPTQLASGSAAP from the coding sequence ATGAAAACATCAATCCTGTCGTGGCTGGCCCGGCCACTGACCTTCAGTTTGCTCGCGTCGACCGCATTGACAGCGCCCTCGCTTGCCGCGGACACAGAGGCAAACACCGCCACGCAGCCGACCGACAACACCCTGGTTGTTGCCACTCGCCGGCTTTCCGAAGCGCAATATCGCCAGAGCATTGCCGACATCTTCGGTGACGATATCGTGATCAATGCCCGCTTTGAACCTGAACGCCGCGAGCAGGGTCTGCTGGCCCTGGGCAGCGCCACGCTGTCAATGACCGCCGCGGGCTTTGAACAATTTTTCAGCCTGTCCCAGGACATTGCTGCGCAGGCGCTGACGGAGGCCAGGCGCGATGAGCTAATGCCCTGCACCCCTGCGGCCAATACTGACTTTGATGAAGCCTGTGCGGCGACCTTTATCAACCAATACGGTGAACTGCTGTTCCGCCGCCCCGTGACGCCGGCTGAACTGGATGCTCGTCTGACAACAGCTGCCACAGGAACCCGACAGACCGGCGACTTCCACACCGGGCTGCAACTGGCACTGGCCAGTCTGCTGACCGCACCGGAGTTCCTGTTCCGAATGGAGCGTGCGGAGCCAGATCCGCAGCAGGCCGGACAATGGCGACTGGACGCCTATACGCGGGCGGCGCGCCTGTCATTTTTATTCTGGAATTCGACCCCGGATGCCGCCCTGCTGGCAGCCGCGCGCAGCGGTGAACTGTTCACCGAACAGGGTCTGCAGGCCCAGGTAGAGCGGCTGAGCTCATCACCGCGTGTGGAGGATGGCATCACGGCGTTTCTGGTCGACATGATGCAGATTGACGGTTTTGACAGCATGGTCAAGGACGCGTCCATCTACCCCAAATTCAATCAGCTTGTCGCCGATAGTGCACGAGAGCAAATGGTGAAAACGCTGGTGGAGCTGCTGGTGACCCGCGAGCGCGACTATCGAGAAATTTTCACCTCTAATGATACCTTCCTGAACCGGCCACTGGCTGCAGTCTATCAGGTGCCGTTTACCTCTAGCGAAGAATGGGCGCCCTATACGTTTCCGGATTCTGCCGAGCGCTCTGGCATTTTCTCCCAGGTCGGTTTTTTATCCCAATACGCCCACCCCGGCAGCTCCTCTCCGACATTACGGGGTATCAAGCTGCATGAGATATTCCTGTGTGAGCACACGCCTGAACCACCCGCCGATGTGGATTTTTCTGCGGTCGTTGACAGTGATGCAGCCACTTCACGGGAAAGGCTGCTGGATCACATGAGTAATCCAGGCTGCATCGTTTGCCATCAGCGCAGTGACCCGCCCGGCCTGGCGCTGGAACACTTTGATGGTCTGGGACAGATTCGCAAGTATGAAAATGGTCAACTGATAGACGTCAGCGCGGATCTGTTTGGTAATAAATTTGTGGGTGCGCAGGGTCTTGGTGAGTTTTTATATAACGATCCGCGTGCCTCCTCCTGCCTGGTCAGAAATGTTTATGCTTATGGGACCGCGCGGATGCCCGGCGGCTCACAACGCGCCTATATCAACGACCAGGTCGCACAGTTTGCGGAGAACGGTCATAAAGTACCGGCGTTATTCAAGCAGATCGCCAGTACGCCCGCATTCTTTGCGGTCACTCTGCCCGAAGGACTGCCTTCGCAGCCGACACAACTGGCCAGCGGCTCAGCCGCGCCTTAA
- a CDS encoding helix-turn-helix transcriptional regulator, producing the protein MKNRLKVLRAERDWTQAQLAEALQVSRQTVNAIEKGKFDPSLPLAFRAARLFGLPIEQIFSDDRADVGDDVDL; encoded by the coding sequence ATGAAAAATCGGCTGAAAGTGTTGCGCGCGGAACGGGACTGGACCCAGGCGCAACTGGCGGAAGCTTTGCAGGTATCACGTCAGACCGTCAACGCCATCGAAAAGGGCAAGTTCGATCCCAGTCTGCCGCTGGCATTCCGGGCCGCGCGGTTGTTCGGCCTGCCGATTGAGCAGATATTCAGTGACGACCGTGCTGACGTCGGCGACGATGTCGATTTGTAG
- a CDS encoding zinc-binding metallopeptidase family protein, with translation MTHFSSYSHRQHCQCGQVVFFDNSVCLRCGSALAFHPEHGRIHSLLPAEEAGRWILHDDKSSSLRIIDTYRRCANVDSPAQCNWLVTGSLDQNSAVDLCLACATNVTIPDLTQAGNADYWRLCEIAKRRLIAQLLILGLPVQTRQMDPAHGLGFELLRWQPGQDVPVTGHQGGIITLDIAEADPAFREQIRQQMREPYRTLLGHFRHESGHYYWDRLVLHTDWLPIYRNLFGDERMDYTEALQNHYNAGPPSDWQSHYISSYAASHPWEDWAETWAHYLHMTDTLSAAEQFGIDAAALSIQTDPFTARDLANCPFHSANPQSMLTFLERANQWVRLSSVLNVLARSMGQPDSYPFVLTVDSLRKMYMVHRVIE, from the coding sequence ATGACCCATTTCAGCTCATACAGTCACCGCCAGCACTGCCAGTGCGGACAAGTGGTTTTCTTTGATAACAGTGTCTGCCTGCGCTGTGGCTCAGCACTGGCTTTCCATCCGGAACACGGACGTATTCACAGCCTGTTGCCTGCCGAGGAAGCCGGGCGCTGGATTCTGCATGATGACAAAAGCAGCAGCCTTAGAATAATTGATACTTATCGGCGTTGTGCCAACGTCGATTCACCTGCACAGTGCAACTGGCTGGTTACCGGCAGCCTTGACCAGAACAGTGCGGTTGACCTGTGTCTGGCCTGCGCCACCAATGTGACCATCCCTGACCTGACTCAAGCGGGTAACGCAGATTATTGGCGCTTGTGCGAGATAGCCAAGCGCCGCCTGATTGCACAGCTCTTGATCCTGGGGCTGCCGGTGCAGACGCGCCAGATGGATCCGGCCCATGGGCTTGGATTTGAATTATTGCGCTGGCAGCCAGGCCAGGATGTGCCCGTCACGGGTCATCAGGGCGGAATCATCACGCTCGATATCGCAGAAGCCGATCCTGCTTTCCGTGAACAGATTCGTCAGCAGATGCGTGAACCCTATAGAACACTGCTCGGTCATTTTCGCCACGAGTCAGGCCACTATTACTGGGACAGGCTGGTGCTGCATACTGATTGGCTGCCCATTTATCGAAACCTGTTCGGCGATGAACGCATGGATTATACGGAGGCTCTGCAGAATCACTACAACGCCGGACCGCCGTCAGACTGGCAAAGCCACTACATCAGCAGTTATGCCGCATCCCACCCCTGGGAGGACTGGGCAGAAACCTGGGCGCACTACCTGCATATGACGGACACCCTGAGCGCAGCTGAACAGTTTGGCATTGACGCCGCGGCGCTCAGTATTCAGACCGATCCCTTTACGGCCCGTGATCTTGCGAACTGCCCTTTTCACTCTGCCAATCCACAATCAATGTTGACGTTTCTGGAACGCGCAAACCAATGGGTCAGACTCAGCAGTGTGCTGAACGTACTGGCCCGCAGCATGGGACAGCCGGACAGCTATCCCTTCGTGCTGACCGTAGACTCGCTTCGCAAAATGTATATGGTGCATCGGGTCATTGAGTAG